The Streptomyces sp. NBC_01353 genome contains a region encoding:
- a CDS encoding MFS transporter, with the protein MSATSDLKGRGPMLLAMVLAVLGYQINATMLSPALPDVIERLGTTTAAAGLSQTLFFLMAAIGQVTLARLSDQRGRKPMMIVCAFVLIAGNLLCVFAPNIEIFIAGRILQGISAAMFTLAFLTLNQLLTPAGFGKAAGIITAVNGGLAGVDAIAGGQIADTIGFRGIFVCSTLIAVAGLIGVRKYVPDVPATAVEGRFDSRGIAALALGLTGILVGLAQGAAWGWTSVLTLGFLLGGLASLVFFVVSQKSAANPVIDIQVLASRRAWPLLLTTVCTLGGAFGAIALTIPLFSQDARVGLGLSAVTAAVLFLTPIQLIGVISAPLTGRLGPKIGWRTIVVTGAVANFAIFLFATFFLHNEWILVASLAALGVTYGGFMLTGLNGLAVTTAPKDKPGSLSGLNGACFGIGASLGIALASAMITAGSDAGGPTEAGYQHAMYTALALLGIGVLTAFLIQRPDPAEAPAEAPQPVLAHH; encoded by the coding sequence ATGTCAGCAACATCCGACCTCAAGGGCCGCGGGCCCATGCTGCTGGCGATGGTGCTCGCCGTCCTCGGCTACCAGATCAACGCGACCATGCTCAGCCCCGCGCTGCCGGATGTCATCGAGCGCCTCGGCACCACCACGGCCGCCGCCGGTCTCTCGCAGACCCTCTTCTTCCTGATGGCGGCCATCGGTCAGGTCACCCTCGCCCGCCTCAGCGACCAGCGCGGCCGCAAGCCGATGATGATCGTCTGCGCCTTCGTGCTGATCGCCGGCAACCTGCTCTGCGTCTTCGCGCCGAACATCGAGATCTTCATCGCCGGCCGCATCCTCCAGGGCATCTCGGCCGCGATGTTCACCCTCGCCTTCCTCACCCTCAACCAGCTGCTGACCCCGGCCGGCTTCGGCAAGGCCGCGGGCATCATCACCGCCGTCAACGGCGGCCTCGCGGGTGTCGACGCCATCGCCGGCGGCCAGATCGCCGACACCATCGGCTTCCGTGGCATCTTCGTCTGCTCCACCCTGATCGCCGTCGCGGGCCTGATCGGCGTACGCAAGTACGTCCCCGACGTCCCGGCCACCGCGGTCGAAGGCCGCTTCGACTCCCGCGGCATCGCCGCCCTCGCGCTCGGCCTCACCGGCATCCTCGTCGGCCTCGCCCAGGGAGCCGCCTGGGGCTGGACCTCCGTCCTCACCCTCGGCTTCCTGCTCGGCGGCCTCGCCTCGCTCGTCTTCTTCGTCGTCTCGCAGAAGAGCGCGGCCAACCCGGTCATCGACATCCAGGTGCTCGCCTCGCGCCGCGCCTGGCCGCTGCTGCTCACCACGGTCTGCACCCTGGGCGGTGCCTTCGGCGCCATCGCGCTCACGATCCCGCTCTTCTCCCAGGACGCCAGGGTCGGCCTCGGCCTCTCCGCCGTCACCGCCGCCGTCCTCTTCCTCACCCCGATCCAGCTGATCGGCGTGATCTCCGCCCCGCTGACCGGCCGGCTCGGTCCGAAGATCGGCTGGCGCACCATCGTCGTCACCGGCGCGGTCGCCAACTTCGCGATCTTCCTCTTCGCGACGTTCTTCCTGCACAACGAGTGGATCCTGGTCGCCTCGCTCGCGGCGCTCGGTGTCACGTACGGCGGATTCATGCTCACCGGCCTCAACGGCCTCGCCGTCACCACCGCCCCGAAGGACAAGCCCGGCTCGCTCTCCGGCCTCAACGGCGCGTGCTTCGGCATCGGGGCCTCGCTCGGCATCGCCCTGGCCTCCGCGATGATCACGGCGGGCAGTGACGCGGGCGGCCCCACCGAGGCCGGCTACCAGCACGCGATGTACACGGCGCTCGCGCTGCTCGGCATCGGCGTCCTCACGGCCTTCCTCATCCAGCGCCCGGACCCGGCCGAAGCGCCCGCCGAAGCACCGCAGCCGGTACTCGCCCACCACTGA
- a CDS encoding DUF6204 family protein, with protein MSTQHTYRVIVRGTFEGLSEEGRARLLAEVDEHGMSAMRFTAEGSLAYDRTLKHFSYRLIVVSDAADGEEMAAAIAEDRVETALKELGHGHGELRASVTDMDTMKINYKR; from the coding sequence ATGAGCACCCAGCACACCTACCGGGTGATCGTGCGCGGCACGTTCGAGGGCCTGTCGGAGGAGGGCCGGGCGCGGCTGCTCGCCGAGGTCGACGAGCACGGGATGTCGGCGATGAGGTTCACCGCCGAGGGCTCGCTCGCCTACGACAGGACGCTGAAGCACTTCTCGTACCGGCTGATCGTGGTCTCGGACGCGGCGGACGGCGAGGAGATGGCGGCGGCGATCGCCGAGGACCGGGTGGAGACGGCGCTCAAGGAACTCGGGCACGGCCACGGTGAACTCAGGGCGTCCGTGACGGACATGGACACGATGAAGATCAACTACAAGCGCTGA
- a CDS encoding arginase family protein produces MRNIVALDAPSNLGLRPPAPGTVPGCYKLAGALRENRIVQRLGALEGGVVVPPRYDRGEWQEGDGVFNAAALATYTRTLADRIEGHVRAGDFPLVLGGDCSIQLGASLALRRLGRYGLAAIDASHDFRHPGNSDRIGAAAGEEVALATGRGQDDLTDLEGLKPYLRDEDVRLFGIRDAFDDDSAELRALKIPVVTVSELRAWGPAELAAATVTAFETPALDGFWVHLDADVLDPSVMPAVDSPDPDGLLPDELAPLLRTLVRSERCVGLNVTVYDPDLDPDGTAGALLTDLVVAALTEA; encoded by the coding sequence ATGCGGAATATCGTGGCCCTCGACGCCCCGTCCAACCTGGGCCTGCGCCCGCCGGCCCCCGGCACCGTTCCCGGCTGCTACAAGCTCGCCGGCGCCCTGCGCGAGAACCGGATCGTGCAGAGGCTCGGTGCGCTGGAGGGTGGCGTGGTCGTCCCGCCCCGCTACGACCGGGGCGAGTGGCAGGAGGGCGACGGAGTCTTCAACGCGGCCGCCCTCGCCACGTACACCCGTACGCTCGCGGACCGGATCGAGGGGCACGTACGGGCCGGGGACTTCCCCCTCGTCCTCGGCGGCGACTGCTCCATCCAGCTCGGCGCCTCGCTCGCCCTGCGCCGCCTCGGCCGCTACGGGCTCGCCGCGATCGACGCCTCCCACGACTTCCGCCACCCCGGCAACTCCGACCGGATCGGCGCTGCCGCCGGCGAGGAGGTCGCGCTCGCCACCGGCCGCGGCCAGGACGACCTCACCGACCTGGAGGGCCTGAAGCCCTACCTCCGTGACGAGGACGTCCGGCTCTTCGGCATCCGCGACGCGTTCGACGACGACAGCGCCGAGCTGCGCGCCCTGAAGATCCCCGTCGTCACCGTCTCCGAACTACGCGCATGGGGCCCGGCCGAGCTCGCCGCCGCCACGGTGACCGCCTTCGAGACCCCGGCCCTCGACGGCTTCTGGGTCCACCTCGACGCCGACGTCCTCGACCCCTCCGTGATGCCGGCCGTCGACAGCCCCGACCCCGACGGCCTGCTTCCTGACGAACTCGCCCCGCTGCTGCGTACCTTGGTCCGCTCCGAACGCTGCGTCGGACTCAACGTCACGGTCTACGACCCCGATCTCGACCCGGACGGCACGGCCGGAGCGCTGCTCACGGACCTCGTGGTGGCCGCCCTGACCGAAGCCTGA